Proteins found in one Limnohabitans sp. TEGF004 genomic segment:
- a CDS encoding C4-dicarboxylate ABC transporter, which produces MTDIKKTTARRNVLKGAAAAAAGVAAAPMVVAQTGPINMRWQSTWPAKDIFHEYATDYAKKVNDMTGGDLKIEVLPAGSVVPAFGLLEAVSKGTLDGGHGVLGYHYGKQNALALWNSGPAFGMDANMILAWHKYGGGAELLAKLYASIGGNVQSFLYGPMSTQPLGWFKKPITKSADFKGLKFRTNGLAIDLFTAMGAAVNALPGGEIVPAMDRGLLDGAEFNNATSDRLLGFPDVSKVCMLQSFHQSAETFEIMFNKTKYDALPAKMKAVIAGATEAASADMSWKAVDRYSKDYVELQNKDKVKFYKTPDSVLQDQLKLWSEIVEKKSAENPLFKEIVASQKAFAQRAVKWEQDTVINRRMAVNHFFGAKKA; this is translated from the coding sequence ATGACCGATATCAAAAAAACAACAGCACGTCGTAACGTACTCAAAGGCGCCGCTGCCGCTGCCGCTGGCGTCGCCGCCGCACCGATGGTGGTGGCCCAGACCGGCCCTATCAACATGCGTTGGCAGAGCACTTGGCCAGCCAAGGACATCTTCCATGAGTACGCCACCGACTACGCCAAGAAGGTCAACGACATGACCGGTGGCGATTTGAAGATCGAAGTGTTGCCCGCAGGTTCTGTGGTGCCAGCATTCGGTTTGCTCGAAGCTGTGTCTAAAGGCACTTTGGATGGCGGTCACGGCGTGTTGGGCTACCACTACGGTAAGCAAAACGCTTTGGCGCTGTGGAACTCTGGCCCAGCCTTCGGCATGGATGCCAACATGATCTTGGCCTGGCACAAGTACGGCGGCGGCGCTGAGCTGTTGGCCAAGTTGTACGCCTCCATTGGTGGCAACGTGCAATCGTTCTTGTACGGCCCTATGTCGACCCAACCTTTGGGCTGGTTCAAAAAGCCAATCACCAAGTCTGCTGACTTCAAGGGCTTGAAGTTCCGCACCAACGGTTTGGCCATTGACTTGTTCACCGCCATGGGCGCTGCTGTGAACGCATTGCCAGGCGGCGAGATCGTGCCAGCGATGGACCGCGGTTTGCTGGACGGTGCCGAATTCAACAACGCAACCTCTGACCGTTTGTTGGGCTTCCCCGATGTGTCGAAAGTGTGCATGTTGCAAAGCTTCCACCAAAGCGCTGAGACATTCGAGATCATGTTCAACAAGACCAAGTACGACGCACTGCCAGCCAAGATGAAGGCTGTGATTGCCGGCGCTACCGAAGCCGCATCTGCTGACATGTCTTGGAAGGCCGTGGACCGCTACTCCAAAGACTACGTTGAGTTGCAAAACAAAGACAAAGTCAAGTTCTATAAGACCCCTGACTCTGTGCTGCAAGACCAGCTCAAGCTGTGGTCTGAAATTGTGGAGAAGAAGTCTGCTGAAAACCCATTGTTCAAAGAGATCGTGGCTTCACAAAAAGCCTTCGCTCAGCGCGCAGTGAAGTGGGAACAAGACACCGTGATCAACCGCCGTATGGCTGTCAACCATTTCTTCGGCGCGAAGAAAGCCTAA
- a CDS encoding rhodanese-like domain-containing protein: protein MSNNELGYAGDISPETANEWMQSGAAVMIDVRSDAELAWVGFVPGAVPVAWKQWPGMAMNPAFDDAVRAAANGKKIVLLCRSGVRSIAAAKRATELGLEAYNILEGFEGDANANGHRGTQGGWRMRGLPWRQN from the coding sequence ATGAGCAACAACGAGCTGGGTTACGCGGGCGATATCAGCCCCGAAACCGCCAACGAATGGATGCAGTCTGGCGCGGCTGTGATGATTGACGTGCGTTCAGATGCCGAGCTCGCTTGGGTCGGTTTTGTGCCAGGCGCGGTGCCTGTTGCTTGGAAACAATGGCCAGGTATGGCCATGAACCCCGCCTTTGACGACGCGGTTCGTGCAGCCGCCAACGGCAAAAAAATTGTGCTGCTGTGCCGCAGTGGCGTGCGTTCAATTGCTGCGGCCAAACGCGCCACAGAGCTGGGCCTAGAGGCCTACAACATCCTCGAGGGCTTCGAGGGCGATGCCAATGCAAACGGCCATCGCGGCACCCAAGGTGGCTGGCGCATGCGCGGCTTGCCTTGGCGTCAAAACTAA
- a CDS encoding type III pantothenate kinase, with amino-acid sequence MTFLALDVGNTRLKWGLYDSPAPGAKLLGSGAVFLENIDRLADEDWRELPEPTHMLGCIVAGEAIRRRVEEQMELWDITPHWAVSSAAEAGMTNGYDHPTRLGADRWVAMIGAHARMLQQVNGAAPKPMVVVMVGTAVTVEAIDAHGKFLGGLILPGHGIMLRALESGTAGLRVPTGEVCEFPTNTSDALTSGGTYAIAGAVERMVQHVRQHCGAEPACYMTGGAGWKMAPSMSVQFELVDSLIFDGLLEIAKQRLDHPTPLWPSRSLF; translated from the coding sequence ATGACATTCCTTGCACTCGACGTGGGCAACACACGCCTCAAGTGGGGCCTGTACGACAGCCCTGCGCCCGGCGCCAAACTGCTGGGCAGTGGCGCGGTGTTTTTAGAAAACATCGACCGATTGGCCGACGAAGACTGGCGCGAGTTGCCCGAGCCCACACACATGCTCGGCTGCATCGTGGCGGGTGAGGCGATTCGTCGTCGCGTCGAAGAGCAAATGGAGTTGTGGGACATCACCCCACACTGGGCCGTGTCGTCTGCCGCTGAAGCGGGCATGACCAATGGCTACGACCATCCCACGCGCCTAGGTGCAGACCGTTGGGTCGCCATGATTGGCGCACATGCGCGCATGTTGCAGCAAGTCAACGGTGCGGCGCCTAAGCCGATGGTGGTGGTGATGGTGGGCACGGCCGTGACGGTAGAAGCCATCGATGCCCATGGTAAATTTTTAGGCGGCCTCATCTTGCCTGGTCACGGCATCATGCTGCGTGCGTTGGAGTCGGGCACTGCAGGTCTGCGCGTGCCAACCGGTGAGGTGTGTGAGTTCCCCACCAACACCAGCGACGCCCTTACCAGTGGCGGTACCTACGCCATTGCCGGCGCGGTTGAGCGCATGGTGCAGCACGTGCGCCAACACTGTGGTGCCGAGCCTGCGTGCTACATGACTGGTGGTGCGGGTTGGAAGATGGCACCCAGCATGTCGGTGCAGTTTGAGCTGGTCGACTCGCTCATCTTTGATGGCTTGTTGGAAATCGCCAAACAGCGCTTAGACCACCCCACGCCCTTGTGGCCCTCGCGCTCGCTCTTTTGA
- a CDS encoding M20 aminoacylase family protein, which translates to MKVLDSLTKQASSIAAIRRDIHAHPELCFEEIRTADLVAQKLTEWGIPIHRGMGKTGVVGILKCGTGDRAIGLRADMDALPMQEFNQFAHASQHAGKMHACGHDGHVAMLLAAAQYLSKHQDFDGTVYFIFQPAEEGGGGAREMMRDGLFDKFPMQAVYGMHNWPGLKEGQFALSAGPVMASSNEFKITIHGKGCHAALPHNGIDPVVIACQMVQAFQTIISRNKKPVDAGVISVTMINAGEATNVVPDSCELQGTVRTFSLEVLDMIEQRMRDLAAHTSAAFGATCTFEFERNYPPTINHPAEANFAREVMADIVGADNVLGQEPTMGAEDFSYMLQAKPGAYCFIGNGDGVHREIGHGEGPCTLHNPNYDFNDALIPLGATYWVKLVEASLR; encoded by the coding sequence ATGAAAGTCCTTGATTCACTCACCAAGCAAGCTTCCTCCATCGCGGCCATTCGCCGCGACATTCACGCCCACCCCGAGCTGTGTTTTGAAGAAATTCGCACGGCCGATTTGGTGGCGCAAAAGCTCACTGAGTGGGGCATCCCCATCCACCGAGGCATGGGCAAAACGGGTGTGGTGGGCATCTTGAAATGCGGCACGGGTGACCGTGCCATTGGCCTGCGCGCCGACATGGATGCATTGCCCATGCAAGAGTTCAACCAATTCGCCCACGCCAGCCAACACGCGGGCAAGATGCACGCCTGCGGCCACGACGGCCATGTGGCCATGCTCTTGGCGGCGGCGCAATATTTATCCAAGCACCAAGACTTTGACGGCACGGTGTACTTCATCTTCCAACCCGCCGAAGAGGGCGGTGGCGGTGCCCGCGAAATGATGCGCGATGGCTTGTTCGACAAATTCCCCATGCAAGCCGTCTACGGCATGCACAACTGGCCCGGCCTCAAAGAAGGGCAGTTCGCGTTGAGCGCTGGCCCTGTGATGGCGTCGAGCAACGAATTCAAAATCACCATCCACGGCAAAGGCTGTCACGCAGCATTGCCTCACAACGGCATCGACCCCGTGGTTATTGCTTGCCAAATGGTGCAAGCCTTTCAAACCATCATCAGCCGCAACAAAAAACCAGTCGATGCGGGCGTGATTTCGGTCACCATGATCAACGCAGGTGAAGCCACCAACGTGGTGCCCGACAGCTGCGAGTTGCAAGGCACAGTCCGTACATTCAGCTTGGAAGTGCTCGACATGATCGAGCAGCGTATGCGCGACCTGGCTGCACACACCAGCGCCGCCTTTGGTGCCACTTGCACCTTTGAGTTTGAACGCAACTACCCACCCACCATCAACCACCCAGCCGAAGCCAACTTTGCGCGTGAGGTGATGGCCGACATCGTGGGAGCGGACAACGTGCTGGGCCAAGAACCCACCATGGGCGCAGAAGACTTCTCATACATGCTGCAAGCCAAACCCGGAGCGTATTGCTTCATCGGCAATGGTGACGGTGTGCACCGCGAAATCGGCCACGGCGAAGGCCCATGCACCTTGCACAACCCCAACTACGACTTCAACGACGCACTCATCCCCTTGGGCGCCACCTATTGGGTCAAACTCGTTGAGGCTTCGCTGCGCTAA
- a CDS encoding TetR/AcrR family transcriptional regulator, producing the protein MAKKAPRRTAERILEVTLDLFNRFGEPNVSTTLISSELNISPGNLYYHYPAKEELVTALFNRYEAALDELLDAAPGVHDVEDAWFFMHTLFELVWQYRFLYRDLNDLLSKNRKLETHIKDALLHKTTAFRTLLDSLEHDGALAMTVSEREATATHMVVMLTWWLSYEYVRNPRHALEPESAQASLLRGAKSVLGLLLPYATAEHKEHLNALLSAY; encoded by the coding sequence ATGGCAAAAAAAGCGCCACGCCGTACCGCAGAGCGGATATTAGAGGTCACGCTCGACCTCTTCAACCGCTTTGGCGAGCCCAATGTGTCGACCACATTGATCTCGTCAGAACTCAACATCAGCCCCGGCAATCTGTACTACCACTACCCTGCCAAAGAGGAGTTGGTCACGGCGCTGTTCAACCGATACGAGGCGGCGCTGGATGAACTGCTAGACGCAGCGCCCGGCGTGCACGATGTGGAAGACGCTTGGTTTTTCATGCACACCTTGTTTGAGCTGGTGTGGCAATACCGCTTTTTGTACCGCGATTTGAACGACTTGCTGAGCAAGAACCGTAAGCTTGAAACGCACATCAAAGACGCGCTGTTGCACAAGACCACAGCGTTTCGCACGCTGCTGGATAGCTTAGAGCACGATGGCGCGCTGGCCATGACGGTGTCGGAACGCGAAGCCACCGCCACGCACATGGTGGTGATGCTGACTTGGTGGCTGAGCTACGAATACGTGCGCAACCCGCGCCATGCGCTAGAACCCGAGAGCGCGCAAGCATCGCTGCTACGCGGGGCAAAGAGTGTGTTGGGTTTATTGCTGCCTTATGCAACGGCGGAGCACAAAGAGCACTTGAACGCGCTGCTGTCTGCTTATTAA
- a CDS encoding phasin family protein yields MSTKNPFDPAAMSDNVKEQAQQIWLAGLGAFAKAQQDGTKAFEKLVSDGITMQRKVHTTAEEKLAEATQKAQQAAHTLSERATGQWGKLEGIFEERVAKAMHALGVPSAAELQALHARVAALEAQLGVKPKAATKTAAKPATKTAAKKAPAKKTAKK; encoded by the coding sequence ATGTCTACCAAAAATCCGTTTGATCCCGCTGCGATGTCTGACAACGTGAAAGAGCAAGCCCAACAAATTTGGCTGGCTGGCTTGGGCGCATTTGCCAAGGCTCAACAAGACGGTACCAAAGCGTTTGAAAAATTGGTGAGCGACGGCATCACCATGCAACGCAAGGTGCACACCACGGCCGAAGAAAAGCTGGCCGAGGCCACACAGAAAGCCCAGCAAGCAGCCCACACACTGAGCGAACGCGCCACAGGCCAATGGGGCAAGCTAGAAGGTATTTTTGAAGAGCGGGTGGCCAAGGCCATGCATGCTTTGGGCGTGCCATCAGCCGCTGAATTGCAAGCGCTGCATGCGCGTGTGGCTGCGCTGGAAGCGCAACTGGGTGTGAAGCCCAAAGCCGCGACAAAGACTGCAGCCAAGCCCGCCACTAAAACTGCCGCGAAGAAAGCGCCAGCTAAGAAAACAGCCAAGAAATAA
- the rfaH gene encoding transcription/translation regulatory transformer protein RfaH, translated as MSSEKPETTHQAWYVVHTKPRQEARALENLQNQGFNCFLPTMQVQKLRNQKVQTITEPMFSRYLFIQLDDQTQNWGPIRSTLGVSKLVSFGPQPAKVPPEFIAFLKEAPPETLERMFAPGDSVQVASGPLQGLEGKYIAHDGETRAFVLVDLLGQPQKLRMAVESLRVV; from the coding sequence ATGAGTAGCGAAAAACCCGAGACAACCCACCAAGCTTGGTACGTGGTCCACACCAAGCCTCGCCAAGAAGCCCGAGCCCTTGAAAACCTGCAAAACCAAGGCTTCAATTGCTTCTTGCCCACCATGCAGGTGCAAAAACTGCGCAACCAAAAAGTGCAGACCATCACCGAGCCCATGTTCAGCCGCTATCTGTTCATTCAGCTCGATGACCAAACCCAAAACTGGGGCCCCATTCGATCAACTTTAGGTGTGAGCAAGCTGGTCAGCTTTGGCCCTCAGCCCGCCAAGGTCCCGCCCGAGTTCATCGCGTTTTTAAAAGAAGCGCCGCCCGAAACTCTAGAGCGCATGTTTGCCCCCGGCGACAGCGTGCAAGTGGCCAGCGGCCCGCTGCAAGGCCTAGAAGGCAAATACATCGCCCACGATGGCGAAACCCGCGCCTTTGTGTTGGTCGACTTACTCGGCCAGCCGCAAAAGCTGCGCATGGCGGTCGAGAGCCTACGTGTGGTCTAG
- a CDS encoding mannose-1-phosphate guanylyltransferase/mannose-6-phosphate isomerase, giving the protein MHQIVPVILCGGSGTRLWPLSRAGFPKQFLVLSGTTSLFQQAVERVNQLGAADITVGNTLVVTNEEHRFLSLEQLREIKGVNATLLLEPTGRNTAPALTLAALQATEGGQDPILVVTPADQTVQNPAAFQQALQQSIRAAAEGGIVILGITPDKPETGYGYIQQSGTAGVHGEYTVAQFAEKPSLEVAKAYLAGGQHTWNSGMFVLRASTWLNALQHFRSDIATATQTAWQSKTIDTPFVRPNKEAFTQVPSESVDYAVMEKCPGSSFPIHMVPLDAGWNDLGAWDAVWQVNQDGHQDAQGNVVQGDALLADTSNTFIHASSRLVGTVGVSNLIVVETADAVLVADRSKSQNVKKLVQQLEANKREELSLHRKVHRPWGWYDSIDEAERFKVKRIQVKPGASLSLQKHHHRAEHWIVVKGTAEVTCGDKVTLLGENQSTYIPLGEVHRLANPGSIPLEIIEVQSGSYLGEDDIVRFEDTYGRSDNK; this is encoded by the coding sequence ATGCATCAAATAGTTCCGGTTATTCTTTGTGGCGGCTCTGGCACACGCCTGTGGCCTCTGTCCCGCGCCGGTTTCCCAAAACAGTTTTTGGTTTTGTCGGGCACCACCAGCTTGTTTCAGCAAGCGGTTGAGCGCGTCAACCAATTGGGCGCTGCAGACATCACGGTAGGCAACACCTTGGTGGTCACCAACGAAGAACACCGTTTTTTATCGCTAGAGCAACTGCGCGAAATCAAGGGTGTCAATGCCACCCTGTTGCTAGAGCCCACAGGCCGCAACACGGCCCCCGCACTCACATTGGCCGCATTGCAAGCCACCGAAGGTGGGCAAGACCCCATTTTGGTGGTCACCCCCGCCGACCAAACCGTGCAAAACCCTGCAGCGTTTCAACAGGCGTTGCAGCAAAGCATTCGTGCCGCAGCAGAAGGCGGCATCGTTATCTTGGGCATCACCCCAGACAAGCCCGAAACGGGCTACGGCTACATCCAACAGTCCGGCACAGCGGGTGTGCATGGCGAATACACCGTAGCCCAGTTTGCCGAAAAGCCCAGCTTAGAAGTGGCCAAAGCTTATTTGGCAGGTGGCCAACACACGTGGAACAGTGGCATGTTTGTGCTGCGTGCCAGCACGTGGCTAAATGCCTTGCAGCACTTCCGCTCCGATATCGCCACGGCTACACAAACGGCGTGGCAAAGCAAAACCATAGACACACCTTTCGTGCGCCCCAACAAAGAAGCCTTCACCCAAGTGCCTTCTGAGTCGGTTGATTACGCCGTCATGGAGAAGTGCCCCGGCTCTAGCTTTCCCATCCACATGGTGCCGCTAGACGCTGGCTGGAACGACCTTGGCGCGTGGGATGCCGTGTGGCAAGTTAACCAAGACGGCCACCAAGACGCCCAAGGCAACGTGGTGCAGGGCGATGCTTTGCTGGCTGACACATCCAACACTTTCATCCATGCCAGCAGCCGTCTTGTGGGCACGGTGGGCGTGAGCAACCTCATCGTGGTCGAAACGGCAGATGCTGTGCTGGTAGCAGACCGCTCGAAAAGTCAAAACGTCAAAAAACTCGTGCAACAGCTCGAAGCCAACAAGCGCGAAGAGCTGTCCTTGCACCGCAAAGTGCACCGTCCTTGGGGCTGGTACGACAGCATCGACGAAGCTGAGCGCTTCAAAGTCAAGCGCATCCAAGTCAAACCCGGCGCAAGCCTGAGTTTGCAAAAACACCACCACCGTGCAGAGCACTGGATTGTGGTCAAGGGCACGGCCGAGGTCACATGTGGCGACAAGGTCACCTTGTTGGGTGAAAACCAATCCACCTACATTCCCTTGGGCGAAGTGCACCGCTTGGCCAACCCCGGCAGCATTCCTTTGGAAATTATCGAAGTTCAATCGGGCAGCTATTTGGGTGAAGACGACATTGTGCGTTTTGAAGATACCTACGGACGTTCAGACAACAAATGA
- a CDS encoding GDP-L-fucose synthase, with protein MTNQKIYVAGHRGMVGSAIVRHLLAQGVAQSQIVTRTHAELDLTNQAAVQAFFATEKPTHVYLAAAKVGGIHANNVYPADFIYQNLMMQANVIEAAFQNGVQKLLFLGSSCIYPRMAQQPMREDALLTGTLEPTNEPYAIAKIAGIKLCESYNRQYSASHGVDYRSVMPTNLYGPGDNYHPENSHVIPALIRRFHEAKLANAPSVAIWGTGTPRREFLYVDDMAAASVHVMQLPKATYDQHTTPMQSHINVGSGSDVTIAEVAQTIAQTVGYAGQIEFDTSKPDGAPRKWMDSSRLNALGWQTKVDLQHGLAAAYQDFVSKL; from the coding sequence ATGACAAACCAAAAAATCTACGTTGCAGGCCATCGTGGCATGGTGGGTTCGGCCATCGTGCGCCACTTGCTGGCGCAGGGTGTGGCGCAAAGCCAAATCGTCACCCGCACGCATGCCGAGCTAGACCTGACCAACCAAGCTGCAGTGCAAGCGTTCTTCGCCACAGAAAAACCCACTCATGTGTATCTGGCTGCTGCCAAAGTTGGCGGCATTCATGCCAACAACGTTTACCCCGCCGACTTCATCTACCAAAACCTCATGATGCAAGCCAACGTCATTGAGGCTGCATTTCAAAATGGCGTGCAAAAGCTGTTGTTCTTAGGCTCCAGCTGCATCTACCCACGCATGGCACAGCAGCCCATGCGTGAAGACGCGTTGCTCACTGGCACGCTAGAGCCAACGAATGAGCCCTACGCCATTGCCAAAATTGCCGGCATCAAGCTGTGCGAAAGCTACAACCGCCAATACAGCGCAAGCCACGGCGTGGACTACCGCAGCGTCATGCCTACCAACCTGTACGGCCCGGGTGACAACTATCACCCCGAAAACAGCCACGTCATTCCTGCGCTCATTCGCCGCTTCCACGAGGCCAAGCTGGCCAATGCCCCCAGCGTGGCCATTTGGGGCACAGGCACACCGCGCCGAGAGTTTTTGTATGTAGACGACATGGCCGCAGCCAGTGTGCACGTCATGCAGCTGCCCAAAGCCACCTATGACCAGCACACCACGCCCATGCAAAGTCACATCAACGTGGGCAGCGGGTCGGATGTGACCATTGCCGAAGTGGCGCAAACCATCGCCCAAACCGTGGGCTATGCAGGCCAGATCGAGTTCGACACATCCAAGCCTGATGGCGCTCCACGCAAGTGGATGGACAGCTCGCGCCTCAATGCCCTAGGCTGGCAAACCAAGGTAGATTTACAACATGGCCTCGCTGCCGCTTATCAAGATTTTGTGAGCAAACTATGA
- the gmd gene encoding GDP-mannose 4,6-dehydratase — MTQQHQPKVALITGITGQDGSYLAEFLLEKGYIVHGIKRRASLFNTQRIDHIYQDPHIEHANFKLHYGDLSDTSNLIRIVQETQPDEIYNLGAQSHVAVSFESPEYTADVDGIGTLRLLEAIRILGLEKKTRFYQASTSELYGLVQEIPQKETTPFYPRSPYAVAKMYAYWIVVNYREAYGMYACNGILFNHESPRRGETFVTRKITRGLANIAQGLEQCLYMGNLDALRDWGHAKDYVRMQWMMLQQQKADDFVIATGVQYSVRQFIQWSAEELGVTLKFEGKGVDETATVAAIKGDKAPGLKVGDVVVKIDPRYFRPTEVETLLGDPSKAKAKLGWTPEITVQQMCAEMVATDLEEAKKHALLKKHGYNLNVSVE, encoded by the coding sequence ATGACCCAACAACACCAACCCAAAGTAGCCCTTATCACGGGCATCACAGGCCAAGACGGTTCGTACCTTGCTGAGTTCTTGCTAGAGAAGGGCTACATCGTTCACGGCATCAAGCGCCGTGCGTCGCTGTTCAACACCCAGCGCATCGACCACATCTACCAAGACCCGCACATCGAGCACGCCAACTTCAAGCTGCATTACGGCGACCTGAGCGACACCAGCAACCTCATCCGCATCGTGCAAGAAACACAGCCGGATGAAATCTATAACCTCGGCGCACAAAGCCATGTGGCCGTGTCATTCGAGTCGCCTGAATACACCGCCGATGTAGACGGCATTGGTACCCTGCGCCTGCTAGAAGCTATTCGTATTTTGGGTTTGGAAAAGAAAACACGCTTCTACCAAGCCAGTACTTCTGAGTTGTATGGCTTGGTGCAAGAAATCCCGCAAAAAGAAACCACGCCTTTCTACCCACGCAGCCCTTACGCTGTGGCCAAGATGTATGCGTATTGGATCGTGGTCAACTACCGCGAAGCCTATGGCATGTATGCCTGTAACGGCATCTTGTTTAACCACGAAAGCCCACGCCGTGGCGAAACCTTTGTCACCCGCAAAATCACCCGTGGTTTGGCCAACATCGCCCAAGGCCTAGAGCAATGTCTGTACATGGGCAACCTAGATGCCCTGCGCGATTGGGGCCATGCCAAAGACTACGTGCGCATGCAATGGATGATGTTGCAACAGCAAAAAGCTGACGACTTTGTCATCGCCACAGGCGTGCAATACAGCGTGCGCCAGTTCATTCAATGGAGCGCCGAAGAGTTGGGCGTCACGTTGAAGTTTGAAGGAAAAGGCGTGGATGAGACCGCCACTGTTGCCGCTATCAAGGGCGACAAAGCCCCAGGCCTCAAGGTGGGCGACGTGGTGGTCAAGATCGACCCCCGCTATTTCCGTCCCACAGAGGTAGAAACCTTGCTGGGTGACCCATCCAAAGCCAAAGCCAAGCTGGGTTGGACACCAGAAATCACCGTGCAGCAAATGTGCGCTGAAATGGTGGCTACTGATTTAGAAGAAGCCAAAAAGCATGCGCTGCTCAAAAAGCACGGCTACAACCTCAATGTGAGCGTTGAATAG
- the uppS gene encoding polyprenyl diphosphate synthase: MPQHIAIIMDGNGRWAQKRHMPRTVGHAKGAAGVKALVEHCAKLGVKYLTLFAFSTENWSRPADEVSTLMALFVQYLEKEMGALAAAGVRLKVIGDVAGFAPELQTRIRAAEKATQHNQAITLVVAANYGGQWDVVQAVRNWQAAHPEASVSQLTQAQLAQHLSTAGMPDVDLLIRTGGEQRISNFLLWQAAYAELYFTDALWPEFDEAQINQSLHWFATRERRFGKVTNPNLEKAL; encoded by the coding sequence GTGCCTCAACACATAGCCATCATCATGGATGGCAATGGTCGCTGGGCACAAAAGCGCCACATGCCCCGCACTGTGGGCCATGCCAAAGGCGCGGCGGGTGTCAAAGCCTTGGTGGAGCACTGTGCCAAACTGGGTGTGAAATACCTAACGCTTTTTGCCTTTAGCACCGAAAACTGGAGCCGCCCAGCCGATGAGGTGTCTACCCTCATGGCCTTGTTTGTGCAATACCTCGAAAAAGAAATGGGTGCCTTAGCTGCAGCTGGAGTGCGCCTGAAGGTAATCGGCGATGTAGCCGGTTTTGCCCCCGAGCTGCAAACCCGCATCCGCGCTGCCGAAAAAGCCACCCAACACAACCAAGCCATCACCCTGGTGGTGGCAGCCAACTACGGTGGTCAGTGGGATGTGGTGCAAGCCGTTAGAAACTGGCAAGCTGCCCACCCAGAAGCAAGCGTTAGCCAGCTCACACAAGCGCAGCTGGCTCAACACCTCAGCACCGCAGGCATGCCAGATGTGGACTTGCTGATTCGCACCGGCGGCGAGCAGCGCATCAGTAACTTTTTGCTGTGGCAAGCCGCCTACGCTGAGCTGTACTTTACCGATGCCTTGTGGCCTGAATTTGACGAGGCCCAAATCAACCAATCCTTACACTGGTTCGCCACTCGCGAGCGCCGTTTTGGCAAAGTAACTAATCCCAATCTAGAAAAAGCCTTATGA
- a CDS encoding Wzz/FepE/Etk N-terminal domain-containing protein gives MTEPSIPTYEDDEISLLDILVTLAESWKLLVFGPLIASVLAGALSFLWPKTFESVAIVRLTDEDVALLHTAPVLDPLIEKFGYLQKADDIKDDARKELKKDLIFSSDKKTKLATIVAKATTPDQAQALGSAAIAAVLVELQVKGQEKVLLEKTIAINERAIASAEDAIESIQHSLKKGALSDQGQESAVKNLAAINSDIAKRAQENEMLRQKLDVKGLEVFVQQPSLPQRKTSPKLGFVLLLALLVVSFLLLLFVFVRKAVVTASQDVEVAAKLSTIKSLMGFKAP, from the coding sequence ATGACAGAGCCATCTATTCCAACTTACGAAGACGACGAAATCAGTCTGCTGGACATCTTAGTTACTTTGGCTGAGTCGTGGAAGTTGCTGGTGTTTGGCCCCCTCATAGCCAGCGTACTGGCTGGCGCATTAAGCTTTTTGTGGCCCAAAACGTTTGAGTCTGTTGCTATTGTGCGTCTGACCGACGAGGATGTTGCCTTGCTGCACACAGCCCCTGTGCTAGATCCGTTGATTGAAAAATTTGGTTATTTGCAAAAAGCAGATGACATCAAAGATGATGCTCGCAAAGAGTTAAAAAAAGACCTGATCTTCTCAAGCGATAAAAAAACCAAGCTGGCTACTATTGTGGCCAAAGCTACAACGCCAGATCAAGCTCAAGCCTTGGGCAGTGCGGCCATTGCAGCTGTATTAGTAGAGCTACAAGTTAAGGGGCAAGAAAAAGTCTTGTTGGAAAAGACCATTGCTATCAATGAGCGCGCCATAGCAAGTGCGGAAGATGCCATCGAATCTATTCAACACAGCTTAAAAAAAGGCGCGCTTTCTGATCAGGGGCAAGAGTCGGCGGTTAAAAATCTGGCAGCTATTAACTCAGACATTGCCAAACGCGCACAAGAAAACGAAATGCTCCGCCAGAAGCTTGACGTGAAAGGCCTGGAGGTGTTTGTGCAACAGCCTAGCCTGCCGCAGCGTAAAACATCGCCTAAGTTGGGTTTTGTATTGTTGCTTGCGTTGTTAGTGGTTAGCTTTTTGTTGTTGTTATTTGTTTTTGTGCGCAAGGCAGTGGTTACTGCCAGTCAAGATGTGGAAGTCGCAGCAAAACTATCAACCATCAAGTCATTGATGGGCTTTAAAGCACCTTAA